AGCGCAGATCCGCGCCACACTGACCGAACAGGGCTATGAGGTGCGCAAGATCGAATCCGAAGACGGCATGTACGAGGCCTACGCCCTGAAAGACGGCAAAAAGCTGGAGATCTATCTGAACGACAAGATGGAAATCATCCGCGTCAAGGAAGACTGATACCAGCCCGGGCGGAGCCGGGATGCACGTACCGCTCCGCCCGACCAAATGCCGCATCCATTCGATTGGGAGACCCTCATGCAACGTCACTATGTCTGGGATCCGCTGATCCGTCTGTTTCACTGGTCACTTGTCATTCTGTTCGCCGCAAATGCGCTGCTGACCGATCCGGACGAACGGATTCACGAGGTATTGGGGTACGTGATCGTTGGCCTGATCGGGGTGCGCATACTCTGGGGGGTGATTGGCAGCCGTTATGCCCGGTTTTCCAGTTTCCCTCCCAGTTTCTCGGGCGCTGTCGGGCAGCTGACGGATATTGCCACTGGGCGGGTGCGTCCGCACCGGGGCCATACGCCGCTTGGCGCCCTGATGATCTACAACCTGCTGCTGACGATCCTTGGCATCGGTCTCACCGGCTATCTGATGACCACCGACATGTTCTGGGGCATCGAATGGCCCGAAGAGCTGCACGAAGCACTGGTCACCTGGGCCGAAATCTCGGTCGTGCTGCATATCGCTGCGGTGATCTATGAAAGCCGCCGCACAAGGGTCAATCTGGCGCGTTCCATGGTCTCGGGGTACAAGGACCTACCGACGAGTCCCCCGGAGACCCAACAGTGACCAACAGCAGATTTGACCCGGCCCAACCCTCCGTTCTGATCGCCCTGATCGTCGTGCAGTCCATCTGCGCGGCGATCTTTCTGGGTGATATCATTGCCGATCTTCTGATGCCCGGCGCGATGAATACTGAAGGGCGGCACGCGGCGATCGAAGCGATTGCCACCTTCGGCCTGATCGCCGCCATCGTGGTCGAAGTCCGTATCCTGATGTGGCTCTTGCGGCGCAAGGCGCATCTGGAGCAAAGCCTGAAGAGCGCGCAGGGCGCCATTCAGGAAGTCATCGATACCGAATTTTCCGCCTGGAACCTGACCCCGGCAGAGCGGGATGTGGCGACCTTTCTAGTCAAGGGGCTGAGCACTGGCGAAATCGCCCAGATGCGCGGCAGCGCCGAAGGCACCGTCAAGGCGCAACTCAATGCCATCTACCGCAAATCCGGCAGCGGCAACCGCGCCGAGTTGATGAGCCTCCTGATCGACACGCTGATGGGTCACGGCAAGGACACCGCCCCGGAACC
This genomic stretch from Phaeobacter gallaeciensis harbors:
- a CDS encoding cytochrome b/b6 domain-containing protein, coding for MQRHYVWDPLIRLFHWSLVILFAANALLTDPDERIHEVLGYVIVGLIGVRILWGVIGSRYARFSSFPPSFSGAVGQLTDIATGRVRPHRGHTPLGALMIYNLLLTILGIGLTGYLMTTDMFWGIEWPEELHEALVTWAEISVVLHIAAVIYESRRTRVNLARSMVSGYKDLPTSPPETQQ
- a CDS encoding PepSY domain-containing protein; amino-acid sequence: MFKPSARILALALVLPLSLPVAALASDGKPSAEVEAQIRATLTEQGYEVRKIESEDGMYEAYALKDGKKLEIYLNDKMEIIRVKED
- a CDS encoding helix-turn-helix transcriptional regulator, with protein sequence MTNSRFDPAQPSVLIALIVVQSICAAIFLGDIIADLLMPGAMNTEGRHAAIEAIATFGLIAAIVVEVRILMWLLRRKAHLEQSLKSAQGAIQEVIDTEFSAWNLTPAERDVATFLVKGLSTGEIAQMRGSAEGTVKAQLNAIYRKSGSGNRAELMSLLIDTLMGHGKDTAPEPLAKSG